The window atattcatgtaatttccaaagtatcccattaagtcaataatgacggattcattgccacatgtgtatcaacccattagtggaagcaaatgaaattattgtacaacaaaaaaacATGAACCCCAAATTATTGCTTTTcctcaaaaggttaagtagtcaaaccatacaattttttttctctttttatattagcctaagatctaatctagatattgaactgttgtatttgctattccgtcatgtcatttatttgttatgtttactaaaataaatatacttaaaatatttatattttaaaataagataaaatttaattactttttcattttattcttactctaataaatgtgaaaagagattaatgtcgtaaaaaaaatcaaatggagatcaaatagtgaataaggtaaattaatcaaattataattctaattgacgtttcattaaaaaaccatgcaaaagacaacatgacaagtaaaatgagctaaaccgagaatatttaccaaaaattaaaaaatagtatttcttcgtttaaatagaaaatcaatttctactctGTTTCGTTTTAaaaatgtaaaattaatttaataatttgaattagaattatccaaatcagaAGCAGGAAGCAAAGAATGAAGACAAGAATATAAGGTATTGATTTTTCTTCTTCGATCACGCTCACTTGCATTATGATTAAGCTTCTTCACCGTCTGATCAGGTTGATAATAATTATCACCACCCTTAATAATCTGATGATCAAATTTATTTGAATCACTTGAATCACAGCGTTGAAGTATTTtttgagatgatgatgatgaatgaAGGGCAACAGCTGAATTTGATGTTTCTACATGAGCAGGAGTGTATAGTTCCTCCAAAATCCATGAGCCAAAGTTATAATTAGAAAACAAAAGGAGATGGAGGAGAAATGGCTAGCATTTTGCTAATAATACTCTGAGGACTAATTTTCTTCTAATTAATACTCTGAAGACAATTAATATTGACATCACATTTATAATGAGAATCTATACCAATAGCTTTGATCAGGACATACCTCAGCATACTAGTGTAATAAATTAATGCTTAGTTATTTTAATTTCTGTTTGGTTTCATTTTCTTTCTAACAATAATAACAAGCAATAGAGTATTGTGTAATTCCAGGGACAATGTTTATTTACATAAAAAATGTATACGCTTTTAAGGCTTGTTGCGTGTGGGATCACGAGCCTTGAGTAAGATTTCACTCATAAGCTCGAGATGTGCCATCAATTTTAAGGATTACTTGATTATGCAAGGTTCTCTAAGCAAAATATTGAAGAACCTATAGAAATCAAGTAGGGAAAAGGACATATATGTCCGGTCGGCCATAAATAATCCCACCCTCTAATCCAATTTTTTCCAAACCCAAATTATACCCACTAAATTAATCTCATCCATTAAccaaaacttaaataagacaattttcaaataaaaacccaaacacaaaaatgtttgaggcgatttttatatataatatctgtcatttatgtataaaatatgtattagtacctatctgtaatgtataaaaactgtataaaatatgaatcactaaggtatgtatcatttttgtatataatatgtatcatttgtgtatataatgtgtatcagcacagtgcaactgccctgtatagaatagaaaattgtatcagttttgtatataatatgtatcattttttgtatagaaagtgtatatataatttcagcatgtgtatataaactgtatcagtcttgtatagaaagtgtaccatacgtataaaacatgtatagtagaaaccgtatcattgtggtatataatatgcatgtatatgtaaaaaaaaatatatcatatcattattgcataatatgtgtataataaatgtatgattaacgtataattcatgtataataaatgtatgattaattccagcatatggatataaaatatataattcttgtatataaagtgtatatataatcaaacatatgtatatatgttgtagcagtctgggctgttgggccggccagctttggcattattttgggctgACCGGCCATTTTTTGGGATTATTTTGGGCCGAAAGGACTCCTGGGGGTATTAGGCCCAAATATTGGCCAAATGTGACAATACTTTGGGCCATTGGACACAGAGTGTCCTTTTGCCAATCAAGTACGCTACAAGTTCTTAAAATTATTAAATCTTGTTGTCAAGTATTACCGTCGTCATCCACAAACGTACCTATTAATATTCTGATCAAACTTAATGTAAAtgtgattaaaaaaaattaaatatatgtatatttttgcaGCTGTACTCATTGTCTCAAAAGATAATGATATTCAACATCTGCTGACTTATAATTATGAATTCACCTCTATTTTTGACtaaagtatatttcttcatttatGACTACTATCCAGGACGAAGTAGTATATAATATGTAGGTTTAGCAGAACCCAATAATTTtaatctaatatatatatatatatatatatataattcagaACGTAACTCAGTTACTAGCATTTGAAATCGTGTCTAGGATCTAGAATATGTAGTTCAAATCTTGGCTCTATTTCTGCTACTATCTACCTTCTTTCTTTTCTGTGTCTGTAAAATATAGTGTTGAGACAATCATTAACTCAACATTGTTGATGTTCTTTTTGTAATTTGTGTAGTTAATTCAATTGTTATAGGGAGAAGTCTTCCCTACAGGCAGGTGGAATTACCACTGTATATCACACACCAGGCCACGTCACCAAGCACTTGCACTCAACTTTTATAGAAATTGGCAATTGTTCAATTCCCACGTAGATTTTGAGGGTCAGGTTCCTCTAGCTTGGGACATTCTCAAATTCTCTTACATAAATCATATGCAAAGATAGACTATCACATCCTTATGAATTGCACATATATTAACAATAATTATAACATTAACTCGCGACTAGTGCCCGTGATAACCAAGATCGACTTTTATAGACAACTACTAAAGATCAAATCAAATTCCTCAAAAATATTTATTGAATTTGATCAACTATATGTTTTCCAAAGTTAGGAATTTAGTATCCAAAGCAATTGATGTTCATTTAATAGATACTCCTAACTTATGGAAATAGTTATTTAAAAAAGCAATTAGATTTTAAAAAAGCAATTAGCAAATATAATTATTTGCTTAGATGACCACTAACAAAGTGAGGTCAGGTACGAGTACAAGGTATACTTCAAGGGACACGCACAAAGTCGTCATTGCCAAATTAATAAATTTGCTTAATAAAATGGACGATGTGCAAAATTACTTCCAAGAAGGAAATTAAAGCGGATGAGCAGATGCTCTTCAAAGACGACAGAGTAATAGATCGTGTGGAATTTCGTAAATTGCACATAGCATACCATGAAGAAACATTTTTCTTTTCTAAATTCTTATTAGCTGTTGTTTAACTTTTATGCTAAATCCAAGTTTAACCAAGTTTATCTTGACCAATCCAAAGAAAAGCAATCGAAGACATCCTGACGAAGAGCTAAGATTATAAGGTGATGCTAGAAGGGCCCAAGAATTCAAATACTACAAGGGACGAATAACAAAAAAGGATTCCTGGAGCTAAAGGAGTCAAAATAATGCTACAACTCCAGACAAGTTAATTCTTTAATAAATTTGTTTCAGCGACAAATAACGAGTGCTAAATACATACAACTATCACTTAACCATGAATAATTAATGTATAAATGTACTGGTTGAAAAATGCACCCAGGGTTAGTTTACATGACCGGATACTCGATAGGTCCAGAGGATCCATCCAGCTGGCATCCACTCTTATCAACTTGGGTTACGTCTGCAGACATCGATCATAGTGCCGCAGTATGTATGCACGTTGGGGCTACAGAGAGGTCACATCACCTGTACTTTAGGGTTTGATAAAGTCCAACTTTGACTTGTATAAAGATATCTTAGGATAGAAGGAAGGGGATAATCTTGTTCATGCTTTTGTAACCCTATCCCTCTTTTCTCTCCAAAAAGGCAATATATAAAAGTTCGTTCATTACTCATTTAGCTTCTTGAATCACTTTCTAGCATTTTTGTTCCTCATTGTGCCTTACCTGTACGCACTATTACTCCGTACCGAACTCACAAAAGAGTTCTCGGGATTGATCCCTATTGCTATGCCCAACAACCCAAGATCCCTGTTGAAATCGAAACCTCTCAAGACAGGAGAGGAATAAATCCATCGTGCCTTAAACTCAAGGAACTCATCGTAGTTGATGTGGGAATTTATAACAAGTTTCGTACAGATATAAGATATTGAATAACTTTGGATGTAATTATAAGTAAAAATATGTACCCAAACCATGACATTTTACACATACATACTAAGTCTTATTGATACATGCACACTGGGTATTGCAACTCATGAACCTTTTAGACCACAATTTGAAGATTTTTTTTGAACAAATTGAAAAAATCTTATGAGAAACGCATGATTACGATCTAAAATTTTGTAAGCTTTTGCCAACGTTAACTAGGCGATAATCTAATTTTTTTGTAGTGTTGAAAAACATATGAGCAATCATCAAAACTGAAACTAACATTATCTGGAAGAGTAATGTCCTAAACGCTATATTTATACAACTTTTAAAAGAAGAGACAAAAATCTAAATGAGAGCCTAAAAATGAATAACTGCCTAAATTAACCCATTACCGGTCCATAGTAATCCCAAACTTGGTCCACAAACAAAAACTTCCTGCTGTATTGTCACCCAAACTTCTTTTGCCAAAATCCAGAATTTGAGAAGCAATTTTTGGAAGTAAACGCATCTTCTCTATCTAGTCTTCTGGCAATAAAAACTGACAGATTAATAAGATTTTTTTTGTTAAGAATTATGTCCAAAATGGTGGCAATAAAATTGGACCAAGTACTCATCGTACCAACTTAACTTaaaacaaaaaatttaattttgtaaACTATTTGGATACACAGatttaacaaagaagaaaaaaatggaaaagaTTCCTGGCTGATGCGGTGGTGGAGTGATTATATGCTTGAGGAATTAGGTGGCAGAGGCGGAGCTAGGATTTTGAGCTTATAGATTCTGGATTCTAGAAAAGACGGCATACTGGTTTGGATAAATTTATACATTTTAAGTTAGATTTTTGAACACAAACACAAAGTATGGGCTAAAACTACTGAATTCCGCTGAACCTATAAGTAAAACTGTAGCTTTGTCCCCTGTTGGGTGGTTAAGTTTGTATGAGAAATTTAGCTTGGATGAGTGAGTCAAATGGCTGAGATGTTGAGTTGGGGCAATGAATTGAGTGTACGGTGCAAGTTCTGGGAAAGAAACTCATATGCTACACAGGCTTTCCATATTGGATATATTTGTCTTTGGCATAGTTAGCAATGGAATAATTGACGTTCAATTGGACTACACTGAATTCCAATTTGTGACATGACGATTTTGAATTAAAACATCTCGACCATCCCACTATCACACAACATTAAGACTTCTTTTTTGCCTTTCCACATTAGACTCAACGTGCCGTTTTGTGCCTCCTCATCCCTTCTTTTTCAGAAAGAAAAAAATCTTACCTATATTATCATGACTAGTGATAAAAGTAAAGTAGAAAATTAATTAATAACAAATTGGCTACTAGTAAATAATTAGCAATAACTAACCAGTGTGAGTAGTAATAACTAATACTAGTCCATATGAAAGACATATGTCATGTATTTATTGAATTAGCTTATTAGCTTGTGACTTCCGGAACTCCTACGCCAAAAACCGTTGCCTATTATCGCCAATTGCCTACCAATAGTTCCTCATGAGCCAAACCCATTCATCAAACAAATTACAGTATTAtcaacaacatataaacataagaAATACATAATTCCTTAATAAAACAACAAATAAAGCAGGCAAGTCCCCACATCTTAATGAAAAACTAAAACTCTTACAAAAGCCACGAAATAGTATTTAAAATTTCACGAGCCAACTACACTACACTACACAACATTTAAGCTTCACTCAACTGGAATCATAACTTCATTAGTCTTAAATGGAGGCAAAGTCCATGGAGGATTATACCTAGCCAATTCAAACTCCCCAACAATCTTATACCCATCTCTCTCCAAACATCCCTTcaaattctccactttctctttcACAACTCCATCACTTGCATTCCCACTAAACTTCACCACCCCATACTTCCTCTCCCCTTCTTCAACAATCACCACTCTGTCATCCAATGGCTTCGGCGCCTCTTCAGCTTTGTTATACTTGGCTGGCAAAATAAACTGCATAGTCACAACACTCTTCTCATCATCACCACTACTCTTAGTCACGACTGGTGCAGTCATCGCGATTTTTTCTTGGGGTGATTTAGTGATTACGGGAGCAGTCATGTCGATTTTCTCAGGCTTGGAGTTTTGGGGATTACCCAATGCTCCTATGTAATTTGCTAGTACCATGAATCCACCATCTTTGTTGTTTTTAAACTCGGTTGGATCATATGTGACTTGTGCTATAACAGCTGATGGGTATTTACGGATTTCGTAATCAGGTGTAGATTGAATTATTTCGTATTTGGGTGTTTCTACAGTGATCTTTCCCAATATCATGCCCATTTTGCAGAGAATTTAGTGGATGAAATGGGTAATTAGTTCTTGAAAATAGAATTTTGAGAGTAAATATTGGCCATGAATTTTTGTTACTTATATAAAGGGAATTATGGGACTTGGGAAAGGGGTTATGATTGCTACAAAATGAATGGCGGTTGATGAGGCAAATATGTTGCGGAGTATGTTATGCCACGATTGCACCATAAGTGGCTAGACGTTAATGTATAATCTGTTACTCGTTTGCTTGGacccaaagaaaaagaaaaagggctTTTTCCACAAGCCCAACATAACAGTTTTCACCATACCTGGCCCAAAAAAGAATTTCATTCACTGTAGCCCAGTAATATACAGTTAATGTATCTATATTGTATAACTATGTACAATTATATAAAACAGTGTAGATACACCAACCTCATTATACAATGTAGGATAcaagtgcaaatataccccttaactttgcgatttagagcagatatatcccTCGTTACAAAAATGGTAtatatatacccctgtcgttacaAAATAATGCAATATACCCTTTTTGCTAACGGGAGTTTTTTTAgaaaaatcatttaggttattttttaatttaaaaaatgtcacgtgactttaaaaaaagtctacctattttttgttttttgagtaGACATATATTTCTAAACCcacggtaattttttttttctggagtGTCAGGTATAattcgtttaaaaaaaatatctctgtgtctttaaaaaaataagtctatccatttttttaaacgaaccagacccaaCCCATCAGAAAAGAAAAATTACTATGGgactttagaaaagtatgtctgctaaaaaaaaatgggtagacttttttttaaagtcacgtgacatttttttaattaaaaaataacctaaatgtttttttaaaaaaaaaaaacccagtcagcgaaaagggtatatttgcaccattttgtaacggttgggtatatttgcaccattttgtaacaacaggtgtatatatacaccacttttgtaacgaggggtatatctgctctaaatcgcaaagttgaggggtatatttgcacctttgccctacAATGTATAAACATTATTCAACAAtgtataagacatgtatatacaCTCATACACACTATTACATAATACTCATACATTGCTATTAATGTATCTATATTGTATAAATAGAGTATAatgatgtatatatgttgtataattatgtATAATGTGTGAATACGCCTATTATACACATTTATATTATAAAACACCATCCAGCCACCAGTACACCTCCACCTTAACACCATAATCACCACACACAcgcaaacaaacaaacaaacaaacaaacaaaaaaaaaaaaaaaaaaagatacaagAAGTCCAATGATTTGCTATTTAACCTTCTCGATTTTAGATTTAAGGTTCCTTCTCTCTGAGATGGAAATTATCCATCCAGCCAATCTTATTTTATTTGAATTAGAAAGACCTTGAATTTGGATTTGTAAGCATATCCAGGTGGAGAAAAATGAAAGaacgaacaaaaaaaaaatgaaaatatagagAAACGGGGAGATAGATACATTTGCAAAGGAGAACAAAGAGAAACATAGAGGGTTGGCTTAAAAAGAAAGAATTGATTAATTGGAGACAAAACCACGTTCGAGAGAAGTGGAGACCGAAAACTAAATGACCGAATGATTTTATCCAGTAAGAAAATGATAATTGGGTTAAAAATGGTTAGTTGATGGCCGAATGGAAATGGGCTTTAATTTTTCCAAAGAAAAATTGTACTCTCCCTTGGTTTAATTTTACTTTAAATTTTTCCAAGTTCTTGATTTATATATAAAATTACATTACATAAAGAAAAAGCTCCCTCTATTTCATTTTCGTTCTGATTATTGTTACTGATGTTTTTTCATCTCTCCTTGAGCTGAagatctatcggaaacaacctgtCTATCCGTCACAAGGTAagggtaaagtctgcgtacactctaccctcccaaaACCCTACCTGGTGGgactatactgggtatgttgttgtggttgttggtaaATAAGCAAGAAAAAGTGTCCTAAAATTGTAATCTAGGAAACACTATGGGGGTGAAAGTGAGGTGGGTGGCGTGGGATGGGTTGGTTAAAAAGTGGGGGTTGGAGTAGACTCTGAGTTTGAAATTTCACTTATGAGCTCTTCATAGTTTATACTAGTCCACTTTGGGAGTGAACAACTTGTTTTATTTCTTCTAATTCTTTTCACTATAAAATTGAGTTGGTGGTATATCAAGAAGAAAAAAAGCATAACAGCTCAACAGAAGAAGGAGTATTCAATTGCAAAGATTGTGTACCACTAGTAAGAAACAGGTTGATAGATATATTAGTTCGTACGTTTTCTATATAGATAGGCTTATGACAAAGTCCCATAGGAGAttctatggaaatgcttggaggcaaGTGGTGTAACTATAGCCTAcactagggcgatcaaggacatttATGAGGGAGTCAAGACTAGGTTAAGGATAGTgagaggagactcagagcacttcctgGTTGAGATGAGGTTGCATCAGGGTCAGCTCTTTGCCCTTTTTTATTTGCCCTTGTGATGGATGTTTTGACTTGGCAAGTTCAAGGTGAGgtgtcatggtgtatgttatttgcagaTGACATAGTTTTGATTGAGGAGACTCACGGTGGAGTTtatgctaagctggaggtttggagacataCCCTGGAATCTAAAGGGTTCAGATTGAgcaggaccaagacagaatacttggagtgcaagttccgTGAAGTAGAGCATGAGCAAGACATGGCAGTGAGGCTTGATATCCAGGTTATTCAAAAGAGAGGAAGTTTCAattatcttgggtctattatccaAGGAAATGGGGAGTGaagatgtcacacatcgtattggtgcagagTTGATGAATTAGAGACTTTCATTAGAagtcttgtgtgataagaaggtgccacaaaacttaaaggtaagttctacagagtggtggttagaatgactatgttgtatggggaaAAGTGTTGGCGAGTTAAGAACTCTCACGTTTTGAAGGTGGCGGAAATGAGGATGTTGTGGTAGATGCGTGGGCATACGAGAAGAGATATAATTATAATGAACAAgatgggggtggcctcggtggaggacaagatgcggaaaacgaggctgagatggtttggaaatgtgaacaGGAGATGTTCGGATGCCCTTGTGCgtaggtgtgagaggttggctatggatgtTTCAAGAGAGGTAGATATTGGTCGAAGAAATattagggagaggtgattagacaggaaaTGATGCAGTTTCAGCTCACAGAGGACATAACCGTAGATAAGAGGTTGTGGAGGACATGGGTCAGTgtagaaggatagtaggtagtTGAGCATTGTCACGCTTCTTATCTTTCTATtagtttcttgtcctttgatttatgttattatctgGTATGTCTTGTACTTCGACTGTCGTATGATTTTGTGGTAGTTACATTATTGTTGCTTCTTTCCAGACTGCTTTGTCATGCTTTAGTTAGTATTTTGTCATTGCTTCTTTACTTTTGCTATTTCCTTTTCCGTTCTGCTTTTATTTGCTTTTTTCTGAGCTGAGGATCTATGGGAAACAACCTCTCTGCCTatgataggagtaaggtctgtaTACACTCTAACCTCTCGAGACcctacttgtgggattacactgaatatgttgttattgttgttgtattctaTATAGCCAGGTTAAATACGAGTTGAACACGAGCGCATCAGCTAGGTTATACAAATTTAGTTTCAATTTGTCACCACTTATTGTGATGATTTGAGGTATAATAAAACACAAAATAGAAAATTATTATGTTTACTCACACGTAATATTTATATTAAATTAAATAACTTAATGATAAAAGTAACATATATTGCATTTACTTGCGTGATGCAAACATTAATACTCACTCCGCCTCAAATTATGGAGAGATGACTCtatcatgattttttttaaatagttgttttaaattatttgtcattttagaagCTCAAGACGAAATTAttaattttttctcattttattcTTAGTAGTAATTGTTCTTGAAGACTACAAACACCTTAATTATGGAGAGATGACTCATAAATAGAGTAGATATTCAATTAAGAGAGATTATAtcttaagacataaataagaataAAACTAATCAAAAACCCTtctaaatttatattttattaaaGGCCTGTACAATTGAAAtacaacaaataatttgagaagGGAGCATAGCCAGGAGCAAAACTTTAAAGTCTTTACAATAAAATTTCGCAATTAAAGGGTTAAATCGTACTTTTATTAAACTAAAAGGACCTTTACTAAAAGACCTTGTATTGTCCAGCTGTGTCccacacaaatattcaaatttcaaactcatttctacataGTCCAAGAAGTCAAATTAAATCTAACCGTTAATTTAGTAACCGTTACCCATATATCTCTCTAAACCCTAAAATAATTCAAATTTCACTATAAATATTCCCCCCCTTTTACCCGTCCCTACACACAAAAAATAATTCTTGTTTCTGTTCCTCCAACATACGCTTCTTTTCAAAAAATGCGTGAAATCCTTCACATTCAAGGTGGACAATGTGGCAACCAAATAGGTGCGAAGTTCTGGGAAGTTGTGTGTGCTGAACACGGCATTGATTCCACCGGGCGATACGATGGAGATTCCGATCTCCAGCTCGAGAGAATCAATGTCTATTATAATGAAGCGACATGTGGAAGATTTGTTCCTAGAGCTGTTCTGATGGATTTGGAACCTGGTACTATGGATAGTATTAGGTCTGGTCCTTATGGACAGATTTTTAGACCTGATAATTTTGTTTTTGGACAATCTGGTGCGGGGAATAATTGGGCTAAAGGTCATTATACTGAAGGAGCGGAATTAATTGATGCTGTTCTTGATGTTGTGAGGAAGGAAGCTGAAAATTGTGATTGCCTACAAGGTTTGTTTCTCAACCTGTCCTTCAAGCTGAAAAttcactttttctttctttcttttcggaATCATGTTTATATATCTGATTCCAGAATGTTTTCCGTTTCTATTTAGTTTGTTGATATATATCTGTCCGTTTCCCTAGATTTAGCTAGCCTTTGTACATAGATTCCGAATTGTTTTATGAAATAAACTGATTTGGGTGAAGTTTGATTTGAATTTGAAAATGTGTTTGGACAATTTTTCAGAACATATATTTGGGCCAAAGAGAGGCGTCAAGCTATTTTCGAAATTTTAATTTAGTTCCAACGGTCATAATTTGGGCCAAAAATCGGTCATAATTTAAGATTTGGTTTCTAAAATCTCTCAAAACATAGATAAATTGTATAAACATACAGATTTTTGAAATAAAGTTTCCAAATTCATTGAAGGTGTGGAAGCCAAAatttatatataacatatacacttGTTATGGAGCCAAAATTAACATATGTCATGTATATTATac is drawn from Lycium barbarum isolate Lr01 chromosome 8, ASM1917538v2, whole genome shotgun sequence and contains these coding sequences:
- the LOC132607021 gene encoding heme-binding-like protein At3g10130, chloroplastic; translated protein: MGMILGKITVETPKYEIIQSTPDYEIRKYPSAVIAQVTYDPTEFKNNKDGGFMVLANYIGALGNPQNSKPEKIDMTAPVITKSPQEKIAMTAPVVTKSSGDDEKSVVTMQFILPAKYNKAEEAPKPLDDRVVIVEEGERKYGVVKFSGNASDGVVKEKVENLKGCLERDGYKIVGEFELARYNPPWTLPPFKTNEVMIPVE